The uncultured Ilyobacter sp. genome has a segment encoding these proteins:
- a CDS encoding 2-isopropylmalate synthase, with protein sequence MQFQKNKGGKMRKVKIFDTTLRDGEQTPGVNLSIEEKLTIAKNLEELNVDIIEAGFAIASQADFDAIREVAKTIKKCKVASLARATVKDIDRAWDAVKEAKYPRIHTFIATSDIHMKYKLKMSEEEVYNQSVEMVKYAKSKGCEVQFSCEDASRTRPEFLYRVLEGVIDAGAVVVNIPDTVGFTYPEEFYEIIKGIKDNVPNIDKAEIAVHCHNDLGLATANALAAIRAGAAQIECTVNGLGERAGNTAIEELAMTLKVRPEGYDAECGINHSKIYHVSKTVSKLTGVDIQPNKAVVGDNAFAHESGIHQHGILENSSTYEIMTPESIGRTKNKLVFGKHSGKHAFKDKLIELGYELSEEKIDDIFKKFKKLTDIKKEILDEDIESLALGGLRTVEKSYDLTSFNIMRIPGHTTQAEVKMVAKSEIRTAIAEGDGPVSAVYNAINTITGCKNCTLKDYSIKSITGASDAQGEARVEVEIDGKVYIGKGIKTDIIEASAIAYIDAINRSLINVKK encoded by the coding sequence ATACAGTTTCAGAAGAATAAGGGGGGAAAAATGAGAAAAGTTAAGATTTTTGACACAACTCTTAGGGACGGAGAGCAAACACCAGGAGTAAACCTTTCAATCGAAGAAAAGTTAACAATTGCAAAAAACCTGGAAGAACTGAATGTGGATATTATAGAGGCTGGATTTGCTATAGCCTCTCAAGCTGACTTTGATGCCATAAGAGAAGTAGCTAAGACCATAAAAAAATGTAAAGTTGCATCTCTAGCAAGGGCAACCGTGAAAGATATAGACAGAGCATGGGATGCAGTAAAAGAAGCAAAGTATCCAAGAATACATACTTTTATAGCAACATCTGATATTCATATGAAATATAAACTTAAAATGTCAGAAGAGGAGGTATACAACCAGTCTGTAGAGATGGTAAAATATGCAAAATCCAAAGGTTGTGAAGTTCAGTTTTCATGTGAAGATGCTTCTAGAACGAGACCTGAGTTTCTTTACAGAGTTTTAGAAGGGGTCATTGATGCAGGAGCTGTAGTTGTAAATATCCCAGACACAGTAGGATTTACATATCCTGAGGAGTTTTATGAGATAATAAAGGGAATAAAAGACAATGTACCAAACATAGACAAGGCTGAAATCGCAGTTCACTGTCATAATGACCTTGGATTGGCTACAGCAAATGCTTTGGCTGCAATTCGTGCAGGGGCAGCACAGATCGAGTGTACTGTTAATGGGCTAGGAGAGAGAGCAGGAAACACTGCTATAGAAGAGCTTGCCATGACACTTAAGGTAAGACCTGAAGGCTATGATGCTGAATGCGGAATAAATCACAGCAAAATTTATCACGTAAGTAAGACAGTAAGCAAGCTTACAGGTGTGGATATACAGCCGAATAAAGCTGTGGTAGGTGACAATGCCTTTGCTCACGAATCTGGTATACATCAACATGGAATATTGGAAAACAGCAGTACTTATGAGATAATGACTCCAGAGAGTATAGGAAGAACCAAAAATAAACTTGTATTTGGAAAACATTCTGGAAAACACGCTTTTAAAGATAAATTAATTGAACTTGGATATGAACTGTCTGAAGAAAAAATTGATGATATTTTCAAAAAATTTAAAAAACTTACAGATATTAAAAAAGAAATTTTAGATGAGGATATTGAATCTCTAGCCCTTGGGGGGCTTAGAACTGTTGAAAAATCTTATGACCTTACAAGTTTTAACATCATGAGAATTCCTGGACATACTACCCAGGCAGAGGTAAAAATGGTGGCTAAAAGTGAAATAAGAACTGCAATTGCAGAGGGTGACGGACCGGTAAGTGCTGTGTACAACGCTATCAATACAATAACTGGATGCAAAAATTGTACCCTTAAAGATTATTCTATAAAAAGTATAACCGGTGCTTCTGATGCACAGGGTGAAGCAAGGGTAGAAGTTGAAATAGACGGTAAAGTATATATCGGTAAAGGTATCAAAACTGATATAATAGAGGCAAGTGCCATAGCTTATATAGATGCTATAAACAGAAGTTTAATAAATGTAAAAAAATAG
- a CDS encoding mechanosensitive ion channel domain-containing protein, whose product MTYYVALILVLIFTLIYLLIRLRTLENHFKGNVEDNKNFGSMRNGSAVLKKTLKRSKEKALKNIGARFTIIRRSLFIFWFLIMVFLLLYPFMGNFSKGVFSVFASTGTIFLGFAAKPFIENIIAGMVITLSKQFNVGDTILIKDQYGVVEDINMTHTIVKLWDWQRFVIPNVNMLKENFINYTLVDESQWAKVEFWISYEADMGVVKELALKIAKENTHINLRSEPHFWLMDMTSENIKCWVTALTDTPANGWSFKNEFRLKFYTELRKLGIKPHFKYVLINEKFEKQG is encoded by the coding sequence ATGACGTATTATGTTGCTCTGATTTTGGTTTTGATATTTACTTTGATTTATCTTTTAATTAGACTTCGAACCTTAGAGAATCATTTTAAGGGAAATGTCGAGGATAATAAAAATTTTGGTTCCATGAGAAATGGGTCAGCAGTACTAAAAAAAACCCTCAAAAGATCCAAGGAAAAGGCACTGAAAAATATAGGGGCAAGATTTACAATTATAAGAAGGTCACTTTTTATTTTTTGGTTTTTAATAATGGTATTTTTATTACTTTATCCTTTCATGGGGAATTTTTCAAAAGGTGTCTTTTCTGTGTTTGCATCTACTGGAACAATATTTTTAGGATTTGCAGCCAAACCCTTTATAGAAAATATTATAGCCGGGATGGTAATAACACTTTCAAAACAGTTTAATGTAGGAGACACGATACTTATAAAAGATCAATACGGTGTGGTTGAAGATATAAATATGACACATACAATAGTAAAGCTGTGGGACTGGCAGAGGTTTGTGATACCCAATGTGAATATGCTCAAAGAAAATTTCATAAATTACACTCTTGTGGATGAATCCCAGTGGGCAAAGGTAGAATTCTGGATATCATATGAAGCCGATATGGGTGTGGTAAAAGAACTTGCCTTAAAAATAGCAAAAGAAAATACCCATATAAATCTCAGAAGTGAACCACACTTTTGGCTAATGGATATGACTTCTGAAAATATAAAGTGCTGGGTCACTGCTCTTACAGATACTCCTGCAAATGGTTGGTCTTTTAAGAATGAGTTCAGGCTGAAGTTTTATACGGAGCTTAGAAAGCTTGGTATAAAACCTCATTTTAAATATGTGCTTATAAATGAGAAGTTTGAAAAACAGGGATAG
- a CDS encoding BMP family ABC transporter substrate-binding protein, whose protein sequence is MKRLLGVIAGIIIFTFTAFGAEKTKVGLVLSSGGLGTGFNHMAYEALTTLQDEGKIEFKYVEPSNINEDLQYLKDFASTKEYDIIIGMGTVVAESMKVAAREYPEQKFGLVGATIEIPNTVTIDFAEQEMSFLAGALSAMMSKTGVVGTIPAMDNRSFNRFKNGFRQGAQYVNPKVKVYNTYMPTTSSNPFNDPATGKNISLMMMDRKADVIMHVAEGTGRGLFQAAKERGVYAIGCDVDEDGLLPGTILTSVRVRIDNAVYSLVSDLIKGKFVSGYTQANLASNGVSLTDFKYTKNVIGKERIVKLNKIKNDIIKGKIKVSE, encoded by the coding sequence ATGAAGAGATTATTGGGTGTTATAGCAGGAATTATTATTTTTACTTTTACAGCCTTTGGAGCGGAAAAAACAAAGGTGGGTCTGGTGCTGTCCTCTGGAGGTTTGGGTACAGGGTTTAACCATATGGCTTATGAGGCTCTGACGACATTGCAAGATGAGGGGAAAATAGAGTTTAAATATGTTGAACCTTCAAATATAAATGAGGACCTTCAGTATTTGAAGGATTTTGCAAGTACTAAAGAGTACGATATTATTATCGGGATGGGAACAGTGGTAGCAGAATCTATGAAAGTAGCCGCAAGAGAGTATCCAGAACAAAAGTTTGGACTTGTGGGAGCCACAATAGAGATTCCAAATACTGTTACTATAGACTTTGCAGAGCAGGAGATGTCATTTTTAGCAGGGGCTTTATCTGCTATGATGAGTAAGACAGGAGTTGTGGGGACAATCCCTGCAATGGATAACAGATCTTTCAACAGGTTTAAAAATGGATTCAGACAGGGGGCACAGTATGTCAATCCAAAGGTGAAGGTGTATAACACTTATATGCCTACTACAAGTAGCAACCCATTTAACGACCCGGCTACTGGTAAAAATATTTCACTTATGATGATGGATAGAAAAGCAGACGTAATTATGCACGTGGCAGAAGGTACAGGAAGAGGTCTTTTCCAGGCTGCAAAAGAAAGAGGTGTGTATGCAATAGGCTGTGATGTAGATGAGGATGGACTTCTACCAGGGACTATCCTGACCTCTGTGAGAGTGAGAATAGATAACGCTGTGTATAGCCTTGTATCTGACCTGATAAAAGGTAAATTTGTATCTGGATATACCCAGGCGAATCTTGCAAGCAATGGCGTCTCACTTACAGATTTCAAATATACAAAAAATGTTATAGGTAAGGAAAGAATAGTTAAACTTAATAAGATAAAAAATGATATTATTAAAGGGAAGATAAAAGTTTCAGAATAG
- a CDS encoding FprA family A-type flavoprotein, whose translation MHNLVNVTDNVYWIGANDRKTERFENYMPLPMGVAYNSYVINDEKTCVIDTVEFGVEGLFMEKLECVLDGKDLDYIVVNHMEPDHSGGLRDLMRKYPNAKVVGNSKTFPMIKSFFHDANEDNFYPVKEGDILDLGHHKLTFAMMPMVHWPESMATYDTTEKILFSNDAFGSFGALDGGIFDDEVNFDFYEDEMRRYYANIVGKYGMQVQNAIKKLGPLEIKYICPSHGIIWRSDINRVIKHYDYWSRLEPESEGVVIVYGTMYGNTAKQANAIARELSSQGIKEIKVYDASKTDHSFIISDIWKYKGLIIGSCSHNNALYPKVQPLLHKLQNYGLKNRYLGIFGNMMWSGGGVRGIQAFADALNGNEIVADAVEVRGNPTLEDYEKLENIAKAMAEKIKSHR comes from the coding sequence ATGCATAATTTAGTAAATGTAACCGATAATGTTTATTGGATTGGAGCAAATGATAGAAAAACTGAGAGATTCGAAAATTACATGCCTCTTCCGATGGGAGTAGCATACAATTCATACGTTATTAACGATGAGAAGACTTGTGTTATCGACACGGTAGAGTTTGGTGTAGAGGGACTTTTTATGGAAAAACTTGAATGTGTTTTGGATGGAAAAGATCTTGACTATATCGTAGTAAATCATATGGAGCCTGATCATTCAGGTGGTCTGAGAGACCTTATGAGAAAATATCCAAATGCAAAAGTAGTAGGAAATTCCAAAACATTCCCTATGATCAAATCTTTCTTCCACGATGCAAATGAAGATAATTTTTATCCTGTAAAAGAGGGGGATATTTTAGATCTAGGACATCACAAACTTACTTTTGCTATGATGCCTATGGTACACTGGCCTGAAAGTATGGCTACTTATGATACAACTGAAAAAATCCTTTTCTCAAATGATGCCTTTGGAAGTTTCGGAGCTTTAGATGGGGGAATTTTTGACGACGAAGTAAACTTTGATTTTTATGAAGATGAGATGAGAAGATACTACGCCAACATAGTTGGAAAGTATGGTATGCAGGTGCAAAATGCCATAAAAAAATTAGGTCCTCTTGAGATTAAGTATATATGCCCGTCACACGGTATAATATGGAGAAGTGACATAAACAGAGTTATAAAGCATTATGACTACTGGTCTAGACTCGAGCCAGAATCAGAAGGTGTAGTTATCGTATATGGAACTATGTATGGTAATACAGCAAAGCAGGCAAACGCCATAGCCAGAGAACTAAGTTCTCAGGGAATAAAAGAGATAAAAGTTTATGATGCTTCAAAAACAGATCACTCTTTTATTATAAGTGATATATGGAAGTATAAGGGGCTTATTATCGGTTCGTGCTCACACAACAACGCCCTTTATCCAAAGGTACAGCCTTTACTTCACAAACTCCAGAATTACGGACTGAAAAACAGATATTTAGGTATATTTGGAAATATGATGTGGAGTGGCGGAGGAGTAAGAGGAATCCAGGCTTTCGCCGATGCATTAAACGGAAATGAAATTGTAGCAGATGCTGTAGAAGTGAGAGGAAATCCTACTTTAGAAGATTATGAAAAGCTTGAAAATATTGCAAAAGCAATGGCTGAAAAGATCAAATCCCATAGATAA
- the lgt gene encoding prolipoprotein diacylglyceryl transferase gives MFQEDKMDPILFEIGGFKLRYYGLMYALAFFIGIEIAKWEAKRMNMSPALLENFAITAMVSGLIGGRLYYVLFNPHYYFNNPMQIPAVWNGGMAIHGGIIGGIIGTFIFAHRHKVSPWKLGDIAAAPLILGQGIGRFGNLMNGEIHGVPTFTPWKVIFTLKPGFYAWYDQYRAMSIEAQMKYKELVPWGIVFPESSPAGSEFPNLPLHPAMLYEMFLNFTAFLLIWFYFRKKEYAPGTVWWIYVIMYSLIRVFVSFFRAEDLMIMGFRAPHAISVIFVAVSIIMIKHLNKKKI, from the coding sequence ATATTTCAGGAGGATAAAATGGATCCAATACTATTTGAAATCGGAGGCTTCAAGCTAAGATATTATGGCCTCATGTACGCACTTGCATTTTTTATAGGAATAGAGATAGCAAAATGGGAAGCAAAGAGAATGAACATGTCTCCAGCCCTTTTAGAGAACTTTGCTATAACAGCTATGGTGTCTGGACTCATCGGAGGCAGACTTTATTATGTACTCTTTAATCCCCACTACTACTTTAATAATCCCATGCAGATCCCTGCTGTATGGAATGGCGGAATGGCCATTCACGGAGGGATCATCGGAGGAATCATCGGTACCTTTATCTTTGCCCACAGACACAAAGTCAGCCCTTGGAAACTAGGAGATATTGCCGCAGCTCCACTTATCCTAGGACAGGGCATAGGAAGATTCGGTAACCTTATGAACGGAGAAATTCACGGAGTCCCTACATTTACCCCATGGAAGGTTATTTTTACACTAAAGCCTGGATTTTATGCTTGGTATGATCAGTACAGAGCCATGAGTATAGAGGCTCAGATGAAGTATAAAGAGCTAGTTCCCTGGGGGATTGTCTTCCCAGAATCTTCTCCTGCAGGAAGTGAATTTCCAAACCTTCCGCTGCATCCAGCCATGTTATATGAGATGTTTTTAAACTTCACAGCATTTTTACTCATATGGTTTTATTTCAGAAAAAAAGAGTATGCTCCTGGTACTGTTTGGTGGATTTATGTCATTATGTACAGTCTCATAAGAGTTTTTGTAAGTTTTTTCAGGGCAGAAGATCTTATGATAATGGGATTCAGAGCTCCTCACGCAATCAGTGTCATTTTCGTTGCTGTTTCGATTATTATGATTAAACATTTGAATAAAAAGAAAATCTAA
- the coaBC gene encoding bifunctional phosphopantothenoylcysteine decarboxylase/phosphopantothenate--cysteine ligase CoaBC, with amino-acid sequence MKKNVLLGVTGGIAAYKAANIISLLKKSGCNVKVIMTKSATEIITPLTLETLARDRVIVDMWEKKPNLEVEHISFGEWADAVLIAPATYNMVGKVANGIADDMLSTVISATKAPVYFALAMNVNMYENPILKDNIDKLKKYGYKFIEADEGFLACNVNAKGRLKREEDIVDIIKNELNPLERSLEGKKILITAGRTEEAVDPVRYLSNRSTGQMGYSLASAAVQLGAEVTLVSGPTNLPVPEGLQNFLQVRSAQEMFETVMEYYDSQDAAIACAAVADYKIKEYSQQKIKKKDGDMVLVLDRNPDILYEMGQRKNKQFLIGFAAESENLIENATRKLQKKNLDLIVGNLVTYMQSSNNQVTLLKKDGSKTEIPEMKKQELAFNILKEIKF; translated from the coding sequence ATGAAAAAAAACGTATTACTGGGAGTTACAGGAGGGATAGCTGCATATAAAGCTGCAAATATAATCTCTCTCCTAAAAAAAAGTGGATGCAATGTCAAAGTTATCATGACAAAAAGCGCCACTGAGATAATAACTCCTCTGACCCTTGAGACCCTTGCGAGAGACAGGGTTATAGTAGACATGTGGGAAAAAAAGCCCAACCTTGAAGTAGAGCACATCTCTTTCGGAGAGTGGGCAGATGCAGTTCTGATTGCCCCGGCCACATATAACATGGTGGGTAAGGTAGCAAACGGAATCGCAGACGATATGCTCTCTACAGTTATCTCTGCCACAAAGGCACCCGTTTATTTTGCCCTTGCAATGAATGTAAATATGTATGAAAACCCTATTTTAAAGGACAATATAGATAAATTAAAAAAATATGGGTATAAGTTTATAGAGGCTGACGAAGGGTTCCTTGCATGCAATGTAAATGCTAAAGGGAGACTAAAAAGAGAAGAGGATATTGTAGATATCATTAAAAACGAATTAAACCCACTAGAAAGGTCACTTGAGGGTAAAAAAATCCTTATCACTGCAGGAAGAACAGAAGAGGCAGTAGATCCTGTAAGGTACCTTTCAAACAGGTCCACCGGTCAGATGGGATACTCCCTGGCTTCAGCTGCGGTACAGCTAGGTGCAGAGGTAACTCTGGTTTCAGGCCCTACAAATCTCCCTGTCCCTGAAGGCCTGCAAAATTTTTTACAAGTCAGAAGTGCACAGGAGATGTTTGAAACAGTCATGGAATATTACGACAGTCAGGATGCGGCTATAGCCTGTGCTGCTGTGGCAGACTATAAGATAAAAGAATACTCTCAGCAGAAAATAAAGAAAAAAGATGGAGACATGGTCCTGGTTCTTGACCGAAATCCAGATATACTTTATGAAATGGGGCAGAGAAAAAACAAGCAGTTTCTTATAGGATTTGCAGCAGAGAGTGAGAATTTAATAGAAAATGCAACGAGGAAACTTCAAAAGAAAAACTTGGATCTCATCGTAGGAAACCTTGTGACATACATGCAAAGCTCAAATAACCAGGTAACACTACTGAAAAAAGACGGCTCAAAAACAGAAATCCCTGAAATGAAAAAACAGGAACTTGCATTTAATATCTTAAAAGAGATCAAATTCTAA
- a CDS encoding cold-shock protein, producing the protein MLKGTVKWFNSEKGFGFITSEEGNDLFVHFSEINKPGFKTLEEGEEVTFDVVEGQKGPQAANVTPVN; encoded by the coding sequence ATGCTAAAAGGAACAGTAAAATGGTTTAACTCAGAAAAGGGATTCGGATTCATCACTTCAGAAGAAGGAAACGACTTATTCGTACACTTCTCTGAAATCAACAAGCCTGGATTCAAAACTCTTGAAGAGGGAGAAGAAGTTACATTTGACGTAGTAGAAGGGCAAAAAGGTCCACAAGCTGCTAACGTAACTCCTGTAAACTAA
- a CDS encoding PhzF family phenazine biosynthesis protein yields MSEYENIFIGENTKKLVIHLKNHGEVLNLNPNFELMKQLDVGGVKGLAVTAGIEGDYDFISRYFNPWAGINEDPVTGSVHTLLASYWCEILGKNRLSAHQASKRGGEMVLRLRKDKRLEIIGDFIITLKGRIYI; encoded by the coding sequence ATATCAGAGTATGAAAATATTTTTATAGGCGAAAACACAAAGAAACTCGTAATCCACCTAAAAAATCATGGGGAAGTTTTAAACTTAAATCCAAATTTTGAACTGATGAAGCAGCTAGATGTTGGTGGGGTAAAAGGACTTGCTGTAACTGCAGGTATAGAGGGGGATTATGATTTTATCTCGAGATACTTCAATCCCTGGGCTGGCATAAATGAAGACCCTGTTACAGGCTCTGTCCACACTTTGCTAGCGTCCTACTGGTGTGAGATATTGGGAAAAAATCGATTAAGTGCTCATCAGGCTTCAAAAAGAGGGGGAGAGATGGTACTCAGATTAAGAAAAGATAAGAGGCTGGAGATTATAGGGGATTTTATAATAACATTAAAGGGTAGAATTTATATATAG
- a CDS encoding GNAT family N-acetyltransferase, with translation MGLKIVKYNKVPESGYLDYISEWELSEEIIVPMASSRGDASFQELLTRWAVDETDEVYKKGFVPSTLYFLVDKKKVLGAIHFRHELNDDLLCRGGHIGYGIRPSERGNGYASKMLLMLLGLVEAKGYEKILITCDEGNMASAKTIENANGIFCDKIELEVETTLRYWIDLDS, from the coding sequence ATGGGACTGAAAATAGTGAAGTACAATAAAGTGCCTGAGTCTGGGTATTTAGATTATATTAGTGAGTGGGAACTTTCAGAGGAAATAATCGTACCCATGGCATCTAGTCGAGGAGATGCAAGTTTTCAGGAACTGCTGACAAGATGGGCAGTCGACGAAACAGACGAGGTATATAAAAAGGGCTTTGTTCCGTCGACACTTTATTTTTTAGTTGATAAGAAAAAAGTACTAGGAGCCATACATTTCAGACATGAGCTCAATGATGACCTTCTTTGCAGAGGTGGGCACATAGGTTATGGTATCCGCCCTTCAGAAAGAGGGAATGGGTATGCATCAAAAATGCTGCTGATGCTGCTAGGTCTGGTTGAGGCAAAAGGATATGAAAAGATCTTGATAACCTGCGATGAAGGCAATATGGCCTCAGCAAAAACAATAGAAAATGCCAATGGAATTTTCTGTGATAAAATTGAACTTGAGGTTGAAACAACCCTTAGATACTGGATCGATTTAGATTCATAG
- a CDS encoding class I SAM-dependent methyltransferase gives MSQLKNRRSNMKQWYETLFENYGKKYDSESFTQGTMGECDFIEDEISHNKNIRILDIGCGTGRHSIELAKRGYSVTGIDLSESMLKRAKEKAKEQKVNIDFRKADARSLPFEDEFDLAIMLCEGGFSLMETDEMNYQILQNAAKSLKENGKLIFTTLNALFPLYHSVKDFIESQKQDGNANCEQSFFDLMTFREYNTTSLEDDSGNEMELHCNERYYVPSEISWLLKSLDFKTIDIYGAKLGAFSRKDKLTTEDFEMLIIAER, from the coding sequence ATGTCTCAGCTTAAAAATAGGAGGAGTAATATGAAGCAGTGGTATGAAACCTTATTTGAAAACTATGGTAAAAAGTATGACAGTGAAAGCTTTACACAGGGAACTATGGGAGAATGTGACTTTATTGAAGATGAAATTAGTCATAATAAAAATATCAGAATTTTAGATATCGGGTGCGGTACGGGACGTCATTCTATAGAGCTGGCAAAACGTGGTTACTCTGTAACTGGGATTGATCTGTCAGAATCCATGCTAAAAAGGGCGAAAGAGAAGGCAAAAGAACAAAAAGTAAATATTGATTTTAGGAAAGCAGATGCAAGAAGTCTACCATTTGAAGATGAGTTTGACCTGGCTATTATGCTGTGTGAAGGGGGCTTCTCCCTTATGGAGACCGACGAGATGAATTACCAGATACTTCAAAATGCTGCCAAATCACTAAAGGAAAATGGGAAGTTAATATTTACAACGTTAAATGCACTGTTTCCCCTATACCACTCGGTAAAAGATTTCATAGAGTCTCAAAAGCAAGATGGGAATGCAAACTGTGAACAAAGTTTCTTCGACCTGATGACCTTTCGTGAATATAATACCACCTCTTTAGAAGATGATTCTGGGAATGAAATGGAACTTCACTGTAATGAGAGATATTATGTACCCTCTGAAATAAGCTGGCTTTTAAAATCACTGGATTTTAAAACTATTGATATTTACGGAGCAAAATTAGGGGCTTTTAGCAGAAAAGATAAACTCACAACTGAAGATTTTGAGATGCTGATCATTGCGGAAAGATAA
- the rlmF gene encoding 23S rRNA (adenine(1618)-N(6))-methyltransferase RlmF, with translation MKKINKKGELHPKNPHKGRYNFKLLVKNLPELKIYLKKNPRGEETIDFSDNRGVILLNKALLKTYYNIENWDIPKGFLCPPIPGRADYVHYIAELLGGKKKGVKVLDIGTGANCIYPIIGSQSYNWDFVASEIDPKSIENAKKIVDSNKVLKNKITLKLQKNRENIFEGIIEKNDKFDLTMCNPPFHASLEDALKANKRKVNNLNKENKKVKKGLNFGGQKAELWCPGGERLFLKKMAEESLRFSSQITWFTSLISNKDNIKPTQKLLYKLGAKDIKILEMSQGQKISRILAWTFKTES, from the coding sequence TTGAAAAAAATAAATAAAAAAGGGGAACTGCATCCAAAAAATCCCCATAAAGGAAGATATAATTTTAAATTACTTGTAAAAAATCTGCCGGAATTGAAAATATACCTGAAAAAAAATCCGAGAGGAGAAGAAACGATAGATTTTAGCGACAACAGAGGCGTTATTCTTTTAAATAAAGCACTTTTAAAAACCTACTACAACATAGAGAACTGGGATATTCCAAAAGGTTTTTTATGTCCGCCCATCCCCGGTAGGGCAGACTATGTACACTATATAGCAGAGTTGCTAGGGGGCAAAAAAAAGGGTGTAAAAGTACTGGATATAGGAACCGGTGCCAACTGCATATACCCTATTATAGGGAGTCAAAGTTATAATTGGGATTTTGTAGCTTCAGAGATAGACCCGAAATCCATAGAAAATGCAAAAAAAATAGTGGACTCAAATAAAGTTTTGAAAAATAAAATAACTCTAAAACTTCAAAAAAATAGGGAAAATATTTTTGAAGGGATAATCGAAAAAAATGATAAATTTGATTTGACTATGTGTAATCCTCCATTTCATGCTTCCTTAGAGGATGCCTTAAAGGCAAATAAAAGAAAAGTGAATAATCTCAATAAAGAAAATAAAAAAGTAAAAAAAGGATTGAATTTCGGTGGACAGAAAGCTGAATTATGGTGTCCTGGTGGAGAGCGCCTTTTCCTGAAAAAAATGGCTGAGGAAAGTCTTAGGTTTTCTTCCCAAATTACCTGGTTTACATCCTTGATTTCCAACAAGGACAATATAAAGCCAACCCAGAAGTTATTGTATAAACTAGGGGCTAAAGATATAAAAATACTGGAGATGAGTCAAGGACAAAAGATCAGCAGGATCTTGGCCTGGACTTTTAAAACTGAAAGTTAA